Proteins from one Cicer arietinum cultivar CDC Frontier isolate Library 1 chromosome 3, Cicar.CDCFrontier_v2.0, whole genome shotgun sequence genomic window:
- the LOC101490244 gene encoding uncharacterized protein has translation MLDLPKPLSPHRLLKLLESQKTTNSALQLFNAATRLPNYTHSADVFLHILRRISSDPTLLHFHTPHIVQTIQKTQNFNCPEDIPLILLKAYAKISMPDQALKLFQNMGRVFGCPPGIRSFNSLLNAFAESHQWERAEKFFAYFETAGVSPNVPTYNVLMKLLCKKRQFEKAKALVSWMWSVGLKPDRFTYGTLIGVFVKNRDLNGALEVFDEMYERGVEPDVTCYNIIIDGFFKIGEFLKGKEMWERLLKVETVFPNVVSYNIMISGLCKCGRFKESLEIWERMKMNDWKHDVFTYSALIHGLSESGDLDGAKRVYKEMVLRGVRADVVTCNAMLNGLCKAGKVDESFELWEEMGKCGSRNVVSYNVFLKGLFESGKVDEAMNVWEALCEMDCGVESGTYGILVHGLCKNGYVSKAFRVLEEADRRGGDVDAYAYSSMINGLCKEGRLDEAAGVLKLMEKRGCRLNHHVCNALIDGFMRHHKVDSAIQVFREMSSKGCSPNVVSYNILINGFCRAERFPEAYHCVEEMLEKGWEPDIITYSTLIDGLCRGKMKENDTALRLCYQFLAKGFKPDITMYNIVIHRLCSSGKVEYAFQLYWMMRKRNCVNLVTHNTIMEGFYKVGNCEKSLKIWAQISEDGLKHDIISYNITLNGLCSCGRVTDAVWFLNDALAHDVLPTVITWSILVRAVIFYGDST, from the coding sequence ATGCTGGACCTACCCAAACCTCTCTCCCCCCACCGTCTCCTCAAACTCCTCGAATCCCAAAAAACCACAAACTCCGCTCTCCAGCTCTTCAACGCCGCCACACGCCTCCCAAACTACACTCACTCCGCCGACGTCTTCCTCCACATCCTCCGGCGCATTTCCTCCGACCCCACCCTCCTTCATTTCCACACCCCTCACATCGTTCAAACCATCCAAAAAACCCAAAACTTCAACTGCCCTGAAGATATTCCTCTCATTCTGTTAAAAGCCTACGCTAAAATCTCAATGCCGGATCAAGCGCTAAAGCTTTTTCAAAATATGGGTCGGGTTTTCGGGTGCCCACCCGGTATTCGTTCTTTCAATTCACTTCTCAATGCTTTTGCTGAGTCTCATCAATGGGAGCGTGCTGAAAAGTTTTTCGCTTATTTCGAAACTGCTGGTGTTTCACCTAATGTGCCAACTTACAATGTTTTGATGAAGCTTCTGTGTAAGAAGCGTCAGTTTGAGAAGGCGAAAGCTTTGGTGTCGTGGATGTGGAGTGTTGGTTTGAAGCCTGATAGGTTTACTTATGGTACTTTGattggtgtgtttgtgaaaaatcgtgaTTTGAATGGTGCGTTggaggtgtttgatgaaatgtatGAACGAGGTGTTGAACCTGATGTGACTtgttataacattattattgaTGGGTTTTTTAAAATTGGTGAATTTTTGAAGGGGAAGGAGATGTGGGAGAGGTTGTTGAAGGTGGAAACGGTTTTTCCGAATGTTGTTAGTTATAATATTATGATTAGTGGGTTGTGTAAGTGTGGGAGGTTTAAGGAGAGTTTGGAGATATGGGAGAGAATGAAGATGAATGATTGGAAGCATGATGTGTTTACTTATAGTGCTTTGATTCATGGGTTGAGTGAGAGTGGGGATTTGGATGGGGCGAAAAGGGTTTATAAGGAGATGGTTTTGAGAGGGGTTAGAGCTGATGTTGTTACTTGTAATGCGATGCTAAATGGGTTGTGTAAAGCTGGAAAGGTTGATGAGAGTTTTGAGCTGTGGGAGGAGATGGGGAAGTGTGGTTCGCGTAATGTGGTGAGTTATAATGTATTTCTTAAAGGGTTGTTCGAGAGTGGGAAGGTGGATGAAGCAATGAATGTGTGGGAGGCTTTGTGTGAGATGGATTGTGGTGTAGAGTCTGGTACTTATGGAATATTGGTTCATGGTTTGTGTAAGAATGGGTATGTGAGTAAGGCTTTTCGGGTGTTGGAGGAGGCTGATCGGAGAGGTGGTGACGTGGATGCCTATGCGTACTCGTCAATGATAAATGGGTTGTGCAAAGAAGGAAGATTAGATGAAGCAgctggagttttgaaattgatggAGAAGCGTGGATGTAGATTGAACCATCATGTCTGCAATGCACTCATCGATGGGTTTATGAGACATCACAAAGTTGACAGTGCTATTCAAGTCTTTAGGGAAATGAGTTCCAAAGGTTGCTCACCTAATGTTGTGTCTTATAATATTCTTATAAATGGATTTTGTAGAGCAGAAAGATTTCCCGAGGCATATCATTGCGTTGAGGAAATGTTGGAGAAAGGGTGGGAACCGGATATTATCACGTACAGCACGTTGATAGATGGTCTTTGTCGGGGCAAGATGAAAGAGAATGACACGGCACTTAGGTTGTGTTATCAGTTTCTTGCAAAGGGCTTTAAGCCTGATATTACTATGTATAACATTGTCATCCATAGACTTTGTTCTTCTGGCAAAGTGGAGTATGCTTTCCAGCTCTATTGGATGATGAGAAAGAGAAACTGTGTTAATCTTGTGACCCACAATACCATCATGGAGGGTTTTTACAAAGTTGGGAACTGTGAAAAGTCATTAAAGATTTGGGCTCAAATCTCAGAAGACGGCTTAAAACACGATATAATCTCATATAATATTACTCTTAATGGACTCTGCTCTTGTGGTAGAGTAACAGATGCAGTTTGGTTTTTAAATGATGCTTTGGCTCATGATGTTCTGCCAACTGTTATTACTTGGAGCATACTAGTTAGAGCTGTGATTTTTTATGGGGATTCCACTTGA
- the LOC101503592 gene encoding protein NRT1/ PTR FAMILY 8.1-like, whose translation MAEDAIYTQDGTINIYKKPANKKKTGNWKACWFILGNECCERLAYYGMSTNLVNYLGQRYNQGNAAAANSVTTWSGTCYITPLLGAFVADSYFGRYWTIASFSIIYVIGMVILTLSASVPGVKPSCDANGCHPTSAQTAVCYIALYLVALGTGGIKPCVSSFGADQFDETDENERKKKSSFFNWFYFSINIGALVASSVLVWIQMNVGWEWGFGVPAVAMIIAIIFFFGGSPLYRIQVPGGSPLTRICQVIVAACRKLSLQVPDDKSLLHETIDVESVIKGSRKLDHTNNLRCLDKAAIETQSDRVRNLSNPWRLCTVTQVEELKSIIYLLPVWASLIAFATVYCQMNTMFVLQGNTMDQHIGPNFQIPSASLSLFDTLSVIFWAPVYDRIIVPFARKFTGHEQGFTQLQRIGIGLVISIFSMVIAGILEVIRLHMIRKNNYYDLKTIPMSIFWQVPQYFLVGCSEVFSNIGQLEFFYGQAPDAMRSLGVALSLTTNALGNYISTLLVTIVTKVTTRHGKLGWIPDNLNRGHLDYFYWLLSIISFLNFLVYLWIAKRYRYKKVSGNVD comes from the exons ATGGCAGAAGATGCAATTTATACACAAGATGGAACCATTAACATCTATAAAAAACCTGCCAACAAGAAAAAGACTGGAAATTGGAAAGCTTGTTGGTTCATTCTtg GAAATGAATGTTGTGAAAGATTGGCATACTATGGTATGAGTACAAACTTGGTGAACTATCTTGGACAACGTTACAATCAAGGAAATGCAGCTGCTGCTAATAGTGTCACAACTTGGTCAGGAACATGTTACATCACACCATTGCTTGGAGCATTTGTAGCTGATTCATACTTTGGAAGATATTGGACAATTGCTAGCTTCTCTATTATCTATGTCATT GGAATGGTAATTTTAACATTGTCAGCTTCTGTACCTGGAGTTAAGCCATCATGTGATGCTAATGGTTGTCATCCAACATCAGCACAAACTGCAGTTTGCTACATAGCACTCTACTTGGTCGCTCTTGGAACCGGCGGTATCAAACCATGTGTTTCGTCATTTGGTGCAGATCAATTTGACGAAACAGATGAGAAtgagagaaaaaagaagagcTCTTTCTTCAACTGGTTTTACTTCTCAATTAACATCGGTGCACTTGTCGCTTCATCGGTATTAGTTTGGATACAGATGAATGTTGGTTGGGAATGGGGTTTTGGAGTACCTGCAGTTGCAATGATCATtgcaattatatttttctttggtGGTAGTCCTCTCTATAGAATTCAAGTACCTGGAGGTAGCCCTCTTACAAGGATTTGCCAAGTTATAGTTGCAGCTTGTAGGAAACTAAGTCTTCAAGTGCCAGATGATAAGTCTCTTCTTCATGAGACTATAGATGTAGAATCTGTCATCAAAGGGAGCAGAAAACTTGATCATACAAACAACTTAAG GTGTTTGGATAAGGCAGCAATAGAGACACAATCTGACCGCGTGAGAAATTTATCAAATCCATGGAGGCTTTGTACAGTAACCCAAGTTGAGgaactaaaatcaataatttatttactccCAGTTTGGGCATCACTTATAGCCTTTGCAACTGTCTACTGTCAAATGAACACAATGTTTGTGTTACAAGGCAACACAATGGACCAACACATTGGCCCTAACTTCCAAATCCCATCAGCTTCCCTCTCCCTTTTCGACACACTAAGTGTCATCTTCTGGGCTCCGGTCTACGACCGAATCATCGTCCCATTCGCAAGAAAGTTCACCGGCCACGAACAAGGATTCACACAGCTCCAAAGAATCGGAATTGGCCTAGTCATTTCGATATTTTCCATGGTCATCGCCGGGATTCTAGAGGTCATTCGCCTCCACATGATACGAAAAAACAACTACTATGATCTCAAGACTATCCCTATGTCAATTTTCTGGCAAGTACCTCAATACTTTCTTGTTGGATGTTCTGAAGTTTTTAGCAACATTGGTCAGTTAGAGTTCTTTTATGGTCAAGCACCTGATGCTATGAGAAGTTTAGGTGTTGCTCTTTCACTCACAACTAATGCATTGGGAAATTACATTAGTACTTTGCTTGTTACTATAGTGACAAAAGTCACTACAAGACACGGTAAGCTTGGTTGGATACCTGATAATTTGAATAGAGGCCATCTTGACTACTTTTATTGGCTTTTGTCTATTATTAGCTTTCTCAACTTCCTTGTGTATCTTTGGATTGCAAAGAGGTACAGGTATAAGAAGGTGTCTGGAAATGTTGATTGA
- the LOC101503271 gene encoding uncharacterized protein: MNALKFIHPSFRHTNIKYNVHCTKLRNTRSSILCLSKSNESDSQASQPGDTHKQELLAQIVMLQTRKVRLTDYIDERSAYLTQFGEKINAEFEKIGEDALKGLDEADARITANIESQMLEFEESAEFNRQEIQVRENELEEFEVQMENGRNEGLFFKNLRKKVPVVDKAKAKEEAEKIKDVIREKAGSTIRKNVYRLFIGLLIFTVVYTIASPSTDWRKVAVFGAILVALISQLIYEQNMSAEIGTMRKTNSEEENK; the protein is encoded by the exons ATGAATGCTCTCAAATTCATACATCCTTCCTTCAGACATACCAACATAAAGTATAATGTCCACTGCACAAAACTCCGCAACACAAGAAGTTCAATTTTGTGCCTCAGCAAGTCCAATGAGTCTGATTCTCAAGCTTCTCAACCAGGAGATACTCATAAACAAGAACTACTAGCCCAAATCGTCATGCTTCAAACTCGAAAAGTCCGTCTTACAGATTATATAGATGAGAGATCTGCGTATTTAACCCAATTCGGTGAAAAAATCAACGCTGAGTTCGAAAAGATTGGAGAAGATGCACTCAAAGGATTAGATGAAGCTGATGCCAGA ATAACAGCGAACATAGAGAGCCAGATGCTAGAATTCGAGGAATCTGCAGAATTTAACAGACAAGAGATTCAAGTGCGTGAAAACGAGTTAGAGGAGTTCGAAGTTCAAATGGAAAACGGAAGAAACGAAGGGCTATTCTTTAAGAACCTCAGAAAGAAGGTACCTGTTGTTGATAAAGCCAAAGCCAAAGAAGAGGCAGAAAAAATTAAAGATGTAATCAGAGAAAAAGCTGGTAGCACAATCAGGAAAAACGTTTACCGCTTATTCATTGGCCTGCTGATCTTTACCGTAGTTTATACTATTGCCTCACCATCAACTGATTGGAGAAAAGTGGCAGTTTTTGGAGCAATTCTTGTGGCTTTGATTTCTCAGCTCATCTATGAACAAAACATGTCAGCAGAAATTGGAACCATGAGAAAGACCAACAGTGAAGAGGAAAATAAATGA